The following coding sequences are from one Eleginops maclovinus isolate JMC-PN-2008 ecotype Puerto Natales chromosome 13, JC_Emac_rtc_rv5, whole genome shotgun sequence window:
- the rps18 gene encoding small ribosomal subunit protein uS13 — protein MSLVIPEKFQHILRVLNTNIDGRRKIAFAITAIKGVGRRYAHVVLRKADIDLSKRAGELSDDEVERVVTIMQNPRQYKIPDWFLNRQKDVKDGKYSQVLANGLDNKLREDLERLKKIRAHRGLRHFWGLRVRGQHTKTTGRRGRTVGVSKKK, from the exons ATG TCTCTTGTCATCCCTGAGAAGTTCCAGCACATTCTTCGTGTTCTCAACACGAACATCGATGGTAGGAGGAAGATTGCCTTCGCCATCACTGCCATCAAG GGTGTTGGCAGACGTTATGCTCATGTCGTCCTTAGGAAGGCCGACATCGACCTCAGCAAGAGGGCCGGAGAGCTGAGCGATGATGAG GTGGAGCGTGTTGTGACCATCATGCAGAACCCTCGCCAGTACAAAATCCCTGACTGGTTCCTCAACAGGCAGAAGGACGTGAAGGACGGCAAATACAGCCAG GTCCTCGCTAACGGTCTGGACAACAAACTGAGAGAAGATCTGGAGAGGCTGAAGAAGATCAGGGCTCACCGGGGTCTCAGGCACTTCTGGGG TCTGCGTGTGCGCGGTCAGCACACCAAGACCACCGGCCGTCGTGGTCGCACCGTTGGTGTGTCCAAGAAGAAGTAA